Proteins encoded by one window of Streptomyces uncialis:
- a CDS encoding SIS domain-containing protein, giving the protein MLDESLLDEPEALATADRRGLLRGAAEAGARVRTAARHAAEAGVSALTPDGRPRAVLMAGPGAAATCAADILGTLAGAACPVVPLRPTGVAPVAGALRWTLPGWAGPVDLLLIATPDGTEPGLAQLAEQAYRRGCTVVAVAPARTPVAEAVGAAHGLSLPMATAPYEQDEPEAASAPGALWALLTPLLLLLDRTGLIDAPAATLELVADRLDRTAERCGPAVATYTNAAKTLASELAESLPLIWTEGPAAGPVGRRFAAAIGELAGRPALPAELPEALPAHGALLVGGLAAGANPDDFFRDRVEEAQALRARVVLLRDRPTGGLSAAPAARELALGHDTALSELEPDPGTGDPGGPLENLAELIAVTDFAAVYLALASRA; this is encoded by the coding sequence ATGCTCGACGAATCGCTGCTGGACGAGCCCGAGGCACTCGCCACGGCCGACCGGCGCGGACTGCTCCGGGGCGCCGCCGAGGCCGGTGCCCGCGTCCGCACCGCCGCCCGGCACGCAGCCGAGGCAGGCGTCAGCGCGCTCACCCCGGACGGCCGCCCCCGCGCCGTCCTCATGGCCGGCCCCGGCGCCGCCGCTACCTGCGCCGCCGACATCCTCGGCACCCTCGCGGGCGCCGCGTGCCCCGTCGTCCCGCTCCGGCCCACCGGGGTCGCCCCCGTCGCCGGAGCCCTGCGCTGGACCCTGCCCGGCTGGGCCGGACCCGTCGACCTGCTGCTGATCGCGACCCCGGACGGCACCGAACCCGGACTCGCGCAGCTCGCCGAACAGGCGTACCGGCGGGGCTGCACGGTCGTCGCCGTCGCCCCCGCCCGGACCCCGGTCGCCGAAGCCGTCGGCGCGGCGCACGGGCTGAGCCTGCCGATGGCCACCGCCCCCTACGAACAGGACGAACCCGAAGCGGCGTCCGCGCCCGGCGCCCTGTGGGCCCTGCTCACCCCGCTGCTGCTGCTCCTCGACCGCACCGGACTCATCGACGCGCCCGCCGCCACCCTCGAACTGGTCGCGGACCGCCTCGACCGCACCGCCGAACGCTGCGGCCCCGCCGTCGCCACCTACACCAACGCGGCCAAGACCCTCGCCTCCGAACTCGCGGAGTCCCTGCCGCTGATCTGGACCGAGGGCCCCGCCGCCGGACCCGTCGGCCGCCGCTTCGCCGCCGCCATCGGCGAACTCGCCGGCCGCCCCGCCCTCCCCGCGGAACTCCCCGAGGCCCTGCCCGCGCACGGCGCCCTCCTCGTCGGCGGACTCGCCGCGGGCGCGAACCCCGACGACTTCTTCCGCGACCGCGTCGAGGAGGCCCAGGCCCTGCGCGCCCGGGTCGTCCTGCTGCGCGACCGCCCCACCGGCGGCCTCAGCGCCGCCCCCGCCGCCCGGGAACTCGCCCTCGGCCACGACACCGCCCTCAGCGAACTCGAACCCGACCCCGGTACGGGCGACCCCGGCGGCCCACTGGAGAACCTCGCCGAACTGATCGCCGTCACGGATTTCGCCGCCGTTTACCTGGCGCTCGCTTCGAGGGCCTGA
- a CDS encoding Trm112 family protein: MPLEAGLLEILACPACHAPLEETEAELICTGGDCGLAYPVRDGIPVLLVDEARRPA; the protein is encoded by the coding sequence ATGCCGCTCGAAGCCGGTCTCCTGGAGATCCTGGCCTGCCCGGCCTGCCACGCCCCCCTGGAGGAGACGGAGGCGGAGCTGATCTGCACCGGCGGGGACTGCGGCCTGGCCTACCCCGTCCGCGACGGCATCCCCGTACTCCTCGTCGACGAGGCCCGCCGCCCCGCGTAA
- a CDS encoding phosphomannomutase/phosphoglucomutase, whose amino-acid sequence MAVDLSQIVKAYDVRGVVPDQWDESLAELFGAAFAEVTGAEAIVTGHDMRPSSPGLSRAFARGAAARGVDVTEIGLCSTDQLYYASGDFDLPGAMFTASHNPAQYNGIKMCRAGAAPVGQDTGLADIRALVERWSAAGGSVPEPAGTAGTITQRDTLNDYAAYLRSLVDLATIRPLKVVVDAGNGMGGHTVPTVFEGLPLDLVPMYFELDGTFPNHEANPLDPKNIVDLQARVREERADLGIAFDGDADRCFVVDENGDPVSPSAITALVASRELAKHGGKGVVIHNLITSWSVPEVVRENGGTPVRTRVGHSFIKQEMATTGAIFGGEHSAHYYFRDFWNADTGMLAALHVLAALGGQDGTLSALVAQYDRYAGSGEINSTVDDQTARLAAVKSAYQGREGVTIDELDGLTVSAADWWFNVRPSNTEPLLRLNAEAREQPTMAKVRDEVLEIIRG is encoded by the coding sequence GTGGCTGTAGATCTGTCGCAGATCGTGAAGGCGTACGACGTCCGCGGGGTGGTCCCCGACCAGTGGGACGAATCGCTCGCCGAACTGTTCGGCGCGGCCTTCGCAGAGGTGACCGGCGCCGAGGCGATCGTGACCGGGCACGACATGCGGCCCTCGTCCCCGGGCCTGTCCCGCGCCTTCGCCCGCGGCGCCGCGGCCCGCGGCGTGGACGTCACCGAGATCGGCCTCTGCTCCACCGACCAGCTCTACTACGCGTCAGGCGACTTCGACCTGCCCGGCGCGATGTTCACCGCGTCGCACAACCCGGCCCAGTACAACGGCATCAAGATGTGCCGCGCCGGAGCCGCCCCGGTCGGCCAGGACACCGGCCTGGCCGACATCCGCGCCCTCGTCGAGCGCTGGTCGGCGGCCGGGGGCAGCGTCCCCGAGCCCGCCGGGACCGCGGGGACCATCACTCAGCGTGACACGTTGAACGACTATGCGGCGTACCTGCGTTCCCTGGTCGACCTCGCCACGATCCGCCCCCTCAAGGTCGTGGTCGACGCGGGCAACGGCATGGGCGGTCACACCGTGCCCACCGTCTTCGAGGGCCTGCCCCTCGACCTGGTGCCGATGTACTTCGAGCTGGACGGCACCTTCCCCAACCACGAGGCCAACCCCCTTGACCCGAAGAACATCGTGGATCTCCAGGCCCGCGTCCGCGAGGAGCGCGCCGATCTGGGCATCGCCTTCGACGGTGACGCCGACCGCTGTTTCGTCGTCGACGAGAACGGCGACCCGGTCTCCCCGTCCGCGATCACCGCGCTGGTCGCCTCCCGCGAGCTGGCCAAGCACGGCGGCAAGGGCGTCGTCATCCACAACCTGATCACCTCGTGGTCCGTCCCCGAGGTCGTCCGGGAGAACGGCGGCACCCCCGTCCGTACCCGCGTCGGTCACTCCTTCATCAAGCAGGAGATGGCCACCACCGGGGCGATCTTCGGCGGCGAGCACTCCGCGCACTACTACTTCCGTGACTTCTGGAACGCCGACACGGGCATGCTCGCCGCGCTCCATGTCCTCGCCGCCCTCGGCGGGCAGGACGGCACGCTGTCCGCGCTGGTCGCCCAGTACGACCGCTACGCGGGCTCCGGCGAGATCAACTCCACCGTGGACGACCAGACCGCCCGGCTCGCCGCCGTGAAGTCGGCGTACCAGGGCCGCGAGGGCGTCACCATCGACGAACTCGACGGCCTGACGGTCAGCGCCGCCGACTGGTGGTTCAACGTCCGTCCCTCCAACACCGAACCCCTGCTCCGGCTCAACGCAGAGGCCCGCGAGCAGCCCACGATGGCCAAGGTCCGCGACGAGGTCCTGGAGATCATCCGCGGCTGA